One part of the Malus sylvestris chromosome 2, drMalSylv7.2, whole genome shotgun sequence genome encodes these proteins:
- the LOC126588605 gene encoding protein WUSCHEL-like isoform X1, whose protein sequence is MDPQQIPNEVQDGGNRQGGGIMCRQSSTRWTPTTDQIKILKDLYYNNGIRSPSAEQIQRISAKLRQFGKIEGKNVFYWFQNHKARERQKKRFTSSSAPDHHHHAAPPVPAVPPESNNIRQRSSGVGIDINATAAAAYEQAPINHHGKYSNISAPPAGFSSASSSSVGVNVSVGAQMGNYGYGSNAMEKSFRECSISSGGSTSTGHVGGSNYNTFNHNYGSWVGVDPYSSPYTIFDKKSSSKPVFGDQENMTEEEYYNLQASQEIETLPLFPMHGEDIHGFGNIKSSSMDGYYSGWYRSDGGNDGGSRTSLELSLNSYGHMTHDYFRSY, encoded by the exons ATGGACCCTCAACAGATCCCAAATGAAGTACAAGACGGAGGCAACAGGCAGGGGGGTGGAATCATGTGCAGGCAAAGCAGTACGCGGTGGACACCCACAACTGATCAGATAAAAATCTTGAAGGACCTTTACTACAACAATGGCATTAGGTCACCCAGCGCTGAGCAGATTCAGAGGATCTCTGCTAAGCTGCGACAGTTCGGCAAGATCGAAGGCAAGAACGTTTTCTATTGGTTTCAGAACCACAAAGCTCGTGAGAGGCAGAAGAAAAGATTCACTTCTTCTTCTGCTCCTGATCACCATCATCATGCAGCACCACCAGTGCCAGCTGTACCACCAGAATCCAATAATATCAGGCAAAGATCATCAGGGGTTGGGATTGATATTAATGcaactgctgctgctgcttatGAACAAGCACCCATTAATCACCACGGCAAGTATTCCAACATTTCTGCTCCACCAGCCG GGTTTTCTTCTGCATCTTCTTCTTCAGTTGGTGTGAATGTTTCTGTTGGGGCACAGATGGGAAACTATGGGTATGGATCCAATGCCATGGAGAAGAGCTTTAGG GAGTGCTCAATATCATCTGGAGGAAGTACTAGCACTGGTCATGTGGGTGGATCTAATTATAATACTTTTAATCACAACTATGGATCATGGGTTGGTGTTGATCCATATTCCTCGCCCTACACTATCTTTGACAAGAAATCCTCATCAAAACCAGTGTTTGGTGACCAGGAAAATATGACGGAAGAAGAATACTACAATCTGCAAGCTTCCCAAGAGATTGAGACTCTCCCACTCTTCCCCATGCACGGTGAAGACATCCATGGCTTTGGCAACATCAAGTCATCCTCCATGGATGGCTACTACTCCGGCTGGTACCGCTCCGATGGCGGCAACGATGGTGGCTCTCGCACTTCCCTTGAGCTTAGCCTCAATTCCTACGGTCACATGACCCATGATTACTTCAGATCATATTGA
- the LOC126610508 gene encoding WEB family protein At3g51220-like, with protein sequence MNADEGKLVVMGRAEIDTRAPFRSVKEAVMLFGERVLVGEIYANKLKEIGAAGSNDTNGHAAPSRIEVLMAELEETKKSLQKVREENNLMAYSIKSLREDLEHSKQELHKYLKAREFDDQKHRVDPEIEEDFKFIATGDTKFETKKMLSQEAEEFVQKERHVKFASPPSLAQVIVNKEGSHEGYENPSSVRKPNKKKPLMPMMIGWLFRKSKAIQEGGSPRA encoded by the exons ATGAATGCCGACGAGGGTAAACTGGTGGTCATGGGCCGGGCAGAGATTGACACCCGAGCACCTTTCCGGTCAGTCAAAGAAGCAGTTATGTTGTTCGGCGAAAGAGTTTTGGTCGGAGAAATATATGCCAATAAACTCAAAGAG ATTGGAGCTGCAGGGTCAAATGACACTAATGGACATGCTGCTCCGTCGAGGATCGAGGTCTTAATGGCCGAGCtcgaagaaacaaagaaaagtcTACAGAAAGTTAGAGAAGAAAACAACTTAATGGCATACAGCATCAAGTCACTCAGAGAAGATCTTGAACATTCAAAACAAGAGCTCCACAAGTACTTGAAGGCAAGAGAGTTTGATGATCAGAAGCACCGAGTTGATCCTGAGATTGAAGAAGATTTTAAGTTCATCGCGACCGGAGACACGAAGTTTGAAACCAAAAAAATGTTGAGCCAAGAGGCTGAGGAATTTGTGCAGAAGGAAAGACATGTGAAGTTTGCAAGTCCTCCTTCGTTGGCTCAGGTTATTGTTAACAAAGAAGGGTCGCATGAGGGATATGAAAACCCTAGTTCTGTTAGAAAGCCAAATAAGAAGAAGCCTTTGATGCCTATGATGATTGGGTGGCTTTTTCGCAAAAGTAAGGCAATTCAGGAAGGTGGGTCTCCGAGAGCGTAA
- the LOC126588605 gene encoding protein WUSCHEL-like isoform X2, with the protein MDPQQIPNEVQDGGNRQGGGIMCRQSSTRWTPTTDQIKILKDLYYNNGIRSPSAEQIQRISAKLRQFGKIEGKNVFYWFQNHKARERQKKRFTSSSAPDHHHHAAPPVPAVPPESNNIRQRSSGVGIDINATAAAAYEQAPINHHGKYSNISAPPAVGVNVSVGAQMGNYGYGSNAMEKSFRECSISSGGSTSTGHVGGSNYNTFNHNYGSWVGVDPYSSPYTIFDKKSSSKPVFGDQENMTEEEYYNLQASQEIETLPLFPMHGEDIHGFGNIKSSSMDGYYSGWYRSDGGNDGGSRTSLELSLNSYGHMTHDYFRSY; encoded by the exons ATGGACCCTCAACAGATCCCAAATGAAGTACAAGACGGAGGCAACAGGCAGGGGGGTGGAATCATGTGCAGGCAAAGCAGTACGCGGTGGACACCCACAACTGATCAGATAAAAATCTTGAAGGACCTTTACTACAACAATGGCATTAGGTCACCCAGCGCTGAGCAGATTCAGAGGATCTCTGCTAAGCTGCGACAGTTCGGCAAGATCGAAGGCAAGAACGTTTTCTATTGGTTTCAGAACCACAAAGCTCGTGAGAGGCAGAAGAAAAGATTCACTTCTTCTTCTGCTCCTGATCACCATCATCATGCAGCACCACCAGTGCCAGCTGTACCACCAGAATCCAATAATATCAGGCAAAGATCATCAGGGGTTGGGATTGATATTAATGcaactgctgctgctgcttatGAACAAGCACCCATTAATCACCACGGCAAGTATTCCAACATTTCTGCTCCACCAGCCG TTGGTGTGAATGTTTCTGTTGGGGCACAGATGGGAAACTATGGGTATGGATCCAATGCCATGGAGAAGAGCTTTAGG GAGTGCTCAATATCATCTGGAGGAAGTACTAGCACTGGTCATGTGGGTGGATCTAATTATAATACTTTTAATCACAACTATGGATCATGGGTTGGTGTTGATCCATATTCCTCGCCCTACACTATCTTTGACAAGAAATCCTCATCAAAACCAGTGTTTGGTGACCAGGAAAATATGACGGAAGAAGAATACTACAATCTGCAAGCTTCCCAAGAGATTGAGACTCTCCCACTCTTCCCCATGCACGGTGAAGACATCCATGGCTTTGGCAACATCAAGTCATCCTCCATGGATGGCTACTACTCCGGCTGGTACCGCTCCGATGGCGGCAACGATGGTGGCTCTCGCACTTCCCTTGAGCTTAGCCTCAATTCCTACGGTCACATGACCCATGATTACTTCAGATCATATTGA
- the LOC126588605 gene encoding protein WUSCHEL-like isoform X3 — protein MDPQQIPNEVQDGGNRQGGGIMCRQSSTRWTPTTDQIKILKDLYYNNGIRSPSAEQIQRISAKLRQFGKIEGKNVFYWFQNHKARERQKKRFTSSSAPDHHHHAAPPVPAVPPESNNIRQRSSGVGIDINATAAAAYEQAPINHHGKYSNISAPPAGFSSASSSSVGVNVSVGAQMGNYGYGSNAMEKSFRENMTEEEYYNLQASQEIETLPLFPMHGEDIHGFGNIKSSSMDGYYSGWYRSDGGNDGGSRTSLELSLNSYGHMTHDYFRSY, from the exons ATGGACCCTCAACAGATCCCAAATGAAGTACAAGACGGAGGCAACAGGCAGGGGGGTGGAATCATGTGCAGGCAAAGCAGTACGCGGTGGACACCCACAACTGATCAGATAAAAATCTTGAAGGACCTTTACTACAACAATGGCATTAGGTCACCCAGCGCTGAGCAGATTCAGAGGATCTCTGCTAAGCTGCGACAGTTCGGCAAGATCGAAGGCAAGAACGTTTTCTATTGGTTTCAGAACCACAAAGCTCGTGAGAGGCAGAAGAAAAGATTCACTTCTTCTTCTGCTCCTGATCACCATCATCATGCAGCACCACCAGTGCCAGCTGTACCACCAGAATCCAATAATATCAGGCAAAGATCATCAGGGGTTGGGATTGATATTAATGcaactgctgctgctgcttatGAACAAGCACCCATTAATCACCACGGCAAGTATTCCAACATTTCTGCTCCACCAGCCG GGTTTTCTTCTGCATCTTCTTCTTCAGTTGGTGTGAATGTTTCTGTTGGGGCACAGATGGGAAACTATGGGTATGGATCCAATGCCATGGAGAAGAGCTTTAGG GAAAATATGACGGAAGAAGAATACTACAATCTGCAAGCTTCCCAAGAGATTGAGACTCTCCCACTCTTCCCCATGCACGGTGAAGACATCCATGGCTTTGGCAACATCAAGTCATCCTCCATGGATGGCTACTACTCCGGCTGGTACCGCTCCGATGGCGGCAACGATGGTGGCTCTCGCACTTCCCTTGAGCTTAGCCTCAATTCCTACGGTCACATGACCCATGATTACTTCAGATCATATTGA
- the LOC126613816 gene encoding protein ANTHESIS POMOTING FACTOR 1: MAGGSEREDKVSLELTEEIIQSMEVGLAFRDYSGRISSLDFHKAYSYVVTASDDESIRLYDVSTATCLKTINSKKYGVDLVCFTSHPTTVIYSSKNGWDESLRLLSLNDNKYLRYFKGHHDRVVSLSLCSRKDCFISGSLDRTVLLWDQRAEKCQGLLRVQGRPATAYDDQGLVFAIAFGGYIRMFDARMYEKGPFEIFSVGGDMSDANVIKFSNDGRLMLLTTTGGHIHVLDSFRGTLLSTYNVKPVSSNSTLEASFSPEGMFVISGSGDGSVYAWSVRSGKEVTSWKSTENEPPVIKWAPGNLMFATGSSELSFWIPDLSKLGSYVGRK, encoded by the exons ATGGCTG GGGGATCCGAAAGAGAAGATAAGGTCTCTCTGGAGCTGACGGAGGAAATTATTCAGAGCATGGAAGTTGGGTTAGCTTTCAGAGACTAT AGTGGTAGAATTAGTTCATTGGACTTTCACAAGGCGTATAGTTATGTAGTGACTGCTAGTGATGACGAGTCGATTCGCCTGTATGATGTCTCCACTGCAACATGCTTGAAGACCATCAATAGCAAAAAGTATGGAGTTGATTTGGTTTGCTTTACTTCTCATCCGACAACCGTTATATACTCTTCCAAAAATGGCTGGGATG AATCCTTGAGGCTTCTCTCGTTGAATGACAATAAGTACTTGCGCTACTTCAAAGGCCACCATGACAG GGTAGTCTCGCTTAGCTTGTGTTCTCGTAAAGACTGCTTCATCTCGGGCTCTCTTGATAGAACTGTTCTGCTTTGGGATCAACGTGCCGAGAAATGCCAG GGTCTATTACGCGTTCAAGGAAGGCCTGCCACAGCTTATGATGATCAAGGACTAGTTTTTGCAATTGCCTTTGGTGGATACATAAGAATGTTTGATGCCAGAATGTACGAAAAG GGTCCTTTTGAAATCTTTTCTGTTGGGGGAGATATGTCAGATGCAAATGTTATCAAGTTCAGTAACGATGGGAGACTTATGCTGTTAACAACCACAGGTGGACATATTCATGTTCTTGATTCATTCCGTGGAACACTT TTATCCACATACAATGTAAAGCCAGTCTCCAGCAATTCAACGTTAGAGGCTTCTTTTAGCCCCGAGGGGATGTTTGTCATATCAG GTTCAGGTGATGGTAGTGTCTATGCTTGGAGTGTTCGGAGCGGGAAAGAA GTCACAAGCTGGAAGAGCACCGAAAATGAACCTCCAGTTATCAAATGGGCTCCTGGAAACCTAATGTTTGCAACTGGATCGTCCGAACTATCATTTTGGATTCCAGATTTGTCTAAATTGGGATCTTACGTTGGAAGAAAGTAG